The window GCCCAGGCCAGGATCTGGTCCGGTGTTAGCCCCGGACAATCCATGTGGTTCCGCCGCCCGCGGTGTCGGGCGAGGAGCCGGGCCAGTGACTCGCCCCCAGGCAGTCCGCGGCGCCCCATGGCCAGGGCCGCGTCCACGGTGAGCCAGGTTTCGCCCGGGGCGTCGGGGATCGGCCCCGATGTCCGCACGGGCCAGCGTCCCGTCCGGGCGTGGTGGGCGTCGGCCCAGGCTAAAATCTGTTCGTGGGTAAACGGAGGCAGAGCTTTCGGGTTCCGGATCCCGCGGCGCTCGGCGAGCAACTGGGTCAACGAGCTGTCCCCGAGTAACCCGCGGGAGCCGGTGTACAAGGCACGGTCCACGGTGAGCCAGGTTTCGCCCGGGGCCTCGGGGATCGGCCCCGATGTCCGCGCGGGCCAGTCGCCCGTCCGGGCGTGGTGGGCGTCGGCCCAGGCCAAGATCTGGTCCGGTGTTAGCCGCGGACAACCCACGCGATTCCGCCGCCCGCGATGTTCGGCGAAGAGCCGGGCCAGCGACTCGCCCCCGGGCAGTCCGCGGCGCCCGTTGGCCAGGGCCGCGTCCACGGCGGCCCACGTCTCGCCCGGGGCGTCGGGGATCGGGCCGGCCACGCGGGTCGGCCAGTCACCCGCGCGGGCGTGGTGGGCGTCGGCCCAGACCAGGATCTGGGCCGGCGTCAGTCGGTCCAACGCCATGTGGTTCCGCACGCCCCGGTATTCGGCCAGGAGTCGGGGCAGCGTTTCGCCCCCGGTCAGTCCGCGGCACCCGGTGGCCAGGGCTGCGTCCACGGCGGCCCACGTCTCGCCCGGGGCGTCGGGGATCGGGCCCGATGTCTTCGCGGGCCAGTCGCCCGCCCGGGCGTGGTGGGCGTCGGCCCAGACTAGAATCTGCTCGCGGGTGAGCGGGGGCAGACCCTTCCGGTTCCGGACCCCGCGATGTTCGGCGAGCAACTGGGCCAGCGAGATGCTCTCGGGCAACCCGCGGGAGCTTCTGCGCAAGGCCGCGTCCACGCTCAGCCATGTTTCGCCCGGGGCATCGGGGATCGGACCCGACGCCTTCGCGGGCCAGTCGCCCGTCCGGGCATGGTGGGCGTCGGCCCAGATTAAAATCTGCTCGAGAGTAAACGGAGGCAGAGCTTTCGGGTTCCGGACCCCGCGGCGTTCGACGAGCAGCTGGACCAGCGAGCTGTCCCCGAGTAACCCGCGGCCCCCGGTGTACAAGGCACTGTCCACGGTGAGCCAGGTTTCGCCCGGGGCGTCGGGGATCGGGCCCGATGTCCTCGCGGGCCAGTCGCCCGTCCGGGCGTGGTGGGCGTCGGCCCAGGCTAAAATCTGTTCGAGAGTAAACGGAGGCAGAGCTCCCAGGTTCCGGGTTCCGCGGTACTCGGCGAAGAGGCGAGCCAGCGAGGACTCACCCGGCAGCGTCCGTAGGCCGTCGCGGAGCGCCGACTCCACCCCACTCCACGTCTCCCCGGCGACTTCGGGGATGGGTCCGGACGTGGCGATCGGCCACGCCCCGGTCCGCCGGTGGTAACCGTCGGCCCAGGAGAGGATGAGTTCCGCGGTCAGGGGCACCAGGTAGTGCAAGTGCCGCTTCTGCCGGAAGGCGTGCAACACCTTGGCCAAGGACTGACCGCCCGGCAGACCGCGGAGCCCTTTTCGGAGGGCCATGTCCACGGCCATCCACGTCAGGCCCGGTCCGTCGAACACTCGACCGTCGAGCGCGTCCGGCCATCGCCCGGTGCGGCGACGGTGGAGTTCGGCCCAGGCCAGGATTTGGCCGATGTAGATGACGGGTTTGGCCACGGCGGTTCCACTCGCCAACGGTCGAGGTGAAGACTCTGCGGATAGCGTACCCGTGCGGCCCCCAGTTCTCCAGGCCGGAGCGGCGGGAAACCTGTGCCCTCGTCGAAGTCGCCGCCGCGATCCCGACCGAACCCCGAAGGACCGGCCGGTCAAGGTGAGCGACCTGCACGCCTCGATCTGCCACGCCCTGGGCATCAACCCGAACAAGGAAGCGATGACCCCGCTCCGGCGGCCGATGAAGTTGGTCGACAACGGCAAGCCGGTCGCCGAACGGTTCTCGTGAGTTGGTGGCGACGGCGAAGTACGCGCGGGCCGCCGGGATGTTCCCGGTGGCCCGAAGCGCTCGGTGTTCCTGCGATCGCCGACGCGGAAAGTGATCACTCGACAAGTCTCAAGTGCGAACTTCGCTCGCGTATGTGTCGACGACGTGTTGAAAGAGCGGGTCGGCCGCCCGCGGTATCTCGTTCGCGGGGATCGCCACCCATTCGTATCGCATCCCAAAACTCCTGATGGGCGGCGATCGTCCCGACGTCACACCGCCGGTTGCATGGAGACCGCCGAGTGACGGCCTTCGTTCGTCGTGCCCGTGCGGAACCACCGCGGCGGGTACATCAACGCAGCCTGCACGACCAGGATGGCACACGCCACGTGCATGACGGCGATCGACTGGGACGAGAACGTGCCGTCGATGAACAGCATATCGTGCAGGAAGCGTCCGAGGAACGTCCCTTCGTGGACCGACTGCCCGGCGAGCAGGCGGAGCTTTTCTTCCCACACGGTCAGCGGGCACCGCATGCCGATGAATTCCTCGAACGCGACGAAGCCGATGGCCGCGAGGTGCGTGAACCGGAACCACGGGTTCCGCCCCCACGCCCACCGGGCCGTCCCGGCGACCATCACCACCAGTTGCCCGAGAACGACGTAAGCCACGTACAGGACGTGAAAAAACACTACCGCGTCGGCCAAATAGCCGTACATGGGACCGCCTCACACAATTTTATCGTTAGGGGACTACACCCGGAGTTGTCCTGCTAATACTTCGATCCCGCCCGTCGGGGATTTATTCCCGGGGAATTTTGAGAGTCCTCTTGCTGAACGCAACAACTCGGGATTTGGAGCCCGGCGTTTGATCGCCGCTTTGGCTCACGAGGTGGCAGGGCGTAACCACCCCGTCGCAATGACCGCCCCTCGCACCGGCGCTCGGTGCGGGTCTCCGACCCCGCCGTTCGGCGACCGCAGGTCTCCCGTCCCACCGCGCGTGCCCCTCCAGTCGGTACTCCGTGCGGCGAGCGGCGGGCGGGGAGACCTGCGGTCGGGCCGAACGGCGGGGTCGGAGACCCGCGCCGAGCGCCAGGTGGCTGCCGTTCGACCGGGGCCGCCGTGTCAAAAACGAAAAACAAAAGCGGCGGAATAGCGCCGCACTCCAAATTTCGCCCTCCCTACTTCAGCGCCGCGGCGACCAGCGCCGCCAACCGGGCGTTCGCCACGATCAGCGCCTGGTTCG is drawn from Fimbriiglobus ruber and contains these coding sequences:
- a CDS encoding DUF2784 domain-containing protein — its product is MYGYLADAVVFFHVLYVAYVVLGQLVVMVAGTARWAWGRNPWFRFTHLAAIGFVAFEEFIGMRCPLTVWEEKLRLLAGQSVHEGTFLGRFLHDMLFIDGTFSSQSIAVMHVACAILVVQAALMYPPRWFRTGTTNEGRHSAVSMQPAV
- a CDS encoding DUF1501 domain-containing protein, with the translated sequence MRPPVLQAGAAGNLCPRRSRRRDPDRTPKDRPVKVSDLHASICHALGINPNKEAMTPLRRPMKLVDNGKPVAERFS